A region of the Rissa tridactyla isolate bRisTri1 chromosome 18, bRisTri1.patW.cur.20221130, whole genome shotgun sequence genome:
ACTGGGAAACTTGCTGTCCAAACGATGTTTGACCCTGTTGAACAGTTCAGTTGGGTCAAACGTGCTTTATGAAACTCAGTTTCTCTTCAAAACCCAGCAGTTGGTGCCGTTTCTGCCAGCGCCGCGGTGGTTCACAGCACGGGTGGTGGTGacccatgggcaggaacacctacTAAAACCCTTTTATATCCTAAACAAGATGCTTTTAGTCTCCTGCATTCGTTATTTCCACAATTAGACATtcagagatggagaaggctgTTGGGAACATCTCTGCTACGCTGGAAATGGTTCGAAAGGCTACTGTAGGTGCTTTGAAAAATTCCCAGTGTGAAATCAACTCGCCCTCTCCGTTAACTACGCCGAATCGGTGGGCTTCAGAGTACGTCCTAGCGACCGAACTTCTGGCTTTTGTACAAACCAATCCAAACAGATCGAATGGGGCGTAAATAAGTTAAATCGCAGAATGTTTTGGCtcggaagggacttttaaaggccacTTAGTCTGTGAGCGGGGACGTTTTCaggtagatcaggttgctcagagcctcgtccaacctgaccatggatgtttccagggatgggatatatcgcacctctctgggcaacctgttagaATAATAAATTAGTATTGTTAAGTTCATCAAATAGCTGAATAACAGCCTCCATTAGATGGTATCGCTGTTATGGCCCTGTCTACCAGACCAGAGAGCGTGCACGTACCGGATTTTGCTGATAACTATCCTGCATCGTTATCAGCACCCAATTAGTCTCTCCTTGGgttaaatatctgattttttgGGTGGCAGGTCTCTCCCCCGCCCGAAGGGGGGCGGTTCGGTCCTcccggccggcagggggcgcgcTGTGCCCggccgagggggggggggggggagagcgggCGCTGCCTCTCTGGGCGCATGCGCGctgcgggagcgcggcggcggagcggaggTGGGTGAGCGGCGCGGTCCCGGGGGCGACGGGGAGGaaccggggggggctggggaaacCGGGGGACGGGgagaggtgtggggggggggtctccccctGAGCTTCGGCCCGCCCTCGGTGCGGCCGGTCCCCGCGGCGAGCGGGCGGgaaggccgggccgggcggcggggcctgtGCGGCCACACGTGGGGCGGGGAATTCAAACggcgggaaggggaggaggggggggctcGGTGAGGCGGGTCCATggggggccgtggggctgggacaCCCCGCCTGGCGACACGGCTCCGTCCCtgggatgggggacacggggggggtcGCGGGGTcgtccttcccccgcccccccccgcggcaCCGTGTTCCTGTATGGGGAGAGCAGGCGGGGGttggggccctccccggcctggCCTGGCCGCATTCTCCGGGTGCCGTCACCCGACGGAGGTTCAGGTCTGCCTGAGAGTGGGGACCgtggataaaaaaacccaaggaaaaaaaccctacgtTTTTCTAAAAGTGGGAGCTCGGTGCTTGAATCCTCAGTCGCCGCCCCCTCAGGTGATCCGAGGTGATTTTAAAgccaaggaagggagaaaaagaccccAAAGAACTGCTCACCGTGCCATGACTCTCCAGCAAAGCCCCTAACAGGGTGTCTTTGGTGTTCAGGTTCGAGGCATGATGCCAGGGAAACGCACTGCAAAGAAGAGCCCGGTGCCAGAAGACGACTCTCCTGGACAGAAGAAGattaaaggtaagaaaaatccCCATCAGTTTTCCCTCCCCATTCCCGGGGACCAGCTTTAATGGAAGGGTTGTTTTCCCCCCGGTATGTTATATCTGTTATTTTTCTGCCCCGCAGTCTGCCACTCATCCCACCGCACGCAGCCCGGCCTGGTGCTGacgctggggcagggggatgtcGGCCAGCTGGGCCTGGGGGAGGACGTGATGGAGAGGAAGAAGCCGGCCCTGGTGACGCTGCCGGAGATGGTGGTGCAGGTGGAAGCCGGAGGGATGCACACGGTGTGCCTTAGCCAGACGGGAAAAGTGAGTGCAGCATTGAGGGGAGCATGGGGAGGCTGAGCCGCGCTTCCCTGCAAGCTCTGGGACGTGTTCTGGAGCAAGAGGGTCTGAATCAGACCCTGCTCTGTCCACATTCACTCCAGCTCTGGGGATGAGTGTGGTCTCCATGCCATGGATCACAAAATTTTATGGGGTCAAAGGGATAGTTCAGCCTGCTGGGTCTCTGTCCCCCAGCTTCACACTCAACCTGTTGCCCCTCCGGATCCCATCCTGACTGTCTCGCTCTCGTATCTGCAGATTTACACCTTTGGCTGCAACGATGAAGGCGCCCTCGGGCGCGACACCTCGGCAGAAGGGTCGGAGACCACACCGGGGCTGGTGGAGCTGCAGGAAAAGGTGGTGCAGGTCTCTGCGGGGGACAGTCACACAGCCGCGCTGACAGAGGACGGCAGGGTGTTTGTCTGGGGCTCTTTCCGGGTACGTTGATTTCTGGGACACTGGAAGCTCTGCTGATGGTGGTTGCTGCCTTTGTGACTCATGTCCCCGTGTCTTCTTTCCACCCAGGATAACAACGGGGTGATCGGCTTGCTGGAGCCCATGAAGACGAGCTCCATtcctctgcagctccagctcagtGCACCCGTCATTAAAATTGTCTCAGGTGAGCAAGGTCCTGGGGTGCGCGCGGGTCGGGCGTGTTGCAATGCTCGGGAGGAGGTGAAGGTCCagaaggtccatgtccttttcctccccccttgGCTGCTCTGAGCCAGGTACAAGGCTGTGCTTGCTCTCATCTGGCTCTTGAGAGAACAGACCTTGTGTCTAGCCCCAACAATATTGTTAATATTTGACCCAATCTGATGAAAAATGCCTCACAAGAGCGCCCTAACCGCGACCCCGCAGGGTCAAAGCGCTCGCCCTCTTCTAGACTTGGGGAAGCTGAGCAGAACAGCTGGTGAACTTGTCCAGAAACTTCTTTGGAGTTTCAGATGGGGAACTGGGATCAGGAAGAGGGAGATCCTCCTGTTTTAAGTTGTGCCAGAAGCTGCCATCAAGGTATCCCCACCGAACTCTAGAAAGCTGGGACAGCCGGGGTTTACATGTGGGTTCGCAGCCCCGGGGTCTTGCTGGCTTCCTGGAGCGTGACTCCTGCTTCACtcttccctccatctcctcccaggGAATGACCACTTAGTGATGCTGACGGTGGACGGTGACCTCTTCACGTGCGGCTGCGGCGAGCAGGGCCAGCTGGGGAGAGTGCCTGCGCTTTTTGCCAAccgaggaggaaggaaagggctgCGTGAGTCGCTTTGGTGCTCGGAGGCGCGTGGGTGCTGTGTCCTTCGGTCCCACCTCTGCGCtttgcagaggagcagagagacccagtctcttcccctgctgcacaAGGGCTTGTGTGTAAATCGCTTGCTTGGATTCAGTAAGCTGGATCTAAGGGGGGGATGAAAAGGGTGTAAATCATTAGGCCTCGTGTGACACCTTGTCTCCTGCCCGCAGAGCGCCTGCTAGTCCCCCAGCGCGTCCCTGTCAGAGGCAAAGGCAACAGAGGCAAAATGCGCTTCCAGGATGCTTTTTGCGGGGCTTACTTCACCTTCGCCGTCACGCAGGAGGGACACATCTATGGATTCGGCCTCTCCAATTACCACCAGCTGGGTGAGTTTTACTTATGTCCCTCCACATCTCCTGCCTGCTTCGGTCCCGTTGCAGACTCCCCGGTCCCGTGCTGCCCTGGCCTGCTCGGGAGACACTGCTGGGCACCCTGAATCTGAACACCAAGCACCCGCTGGACACACTGGAGCTGGAAACTGGGGTGGGGGGTCACATCGCATAGCTCTGGGTTTaggtcccagcccctgcagctcatggGTTTGAGCAGAAATTTGATTTTGGGGGTTTAGGGTGCTGTGTTAGTCTCTGGTGGGGTGAGCCCTGGGGTGGATGGCTCGGTGCTGGCGCCTGGCCTGGGCTGTCTGTACCCGCTGACCTGATCTGCCTGGGATTGTGTGTCCCACCCCGCAGGGACCCAGGGCACCGAGCCCTGCTTCTCCCCGCAGAACCTGACGTGCTTCAAGAACTCCACCAAGTCCTGGGTCGGGTTCTCCGGTGGGCAGCACCACACGGTGTGCGTCGACTCGGAGGGTGAGCACCGGCGTGACGGGTGGGCTGGGTGTCACACAAACCGGGATGGCGGGGGACTCCCCATGGCTTTTGTCCCAGATGGGGAGGTGTTGGGGTGAGGGTGACGTGCTGGAGCCCTCCAACCTCGGTGTTCAAGGCAACAAGAGTGGTGTGAATTTGCAGCAAAGAGGGGCAGGGGAGGATGGCAGGAACCTGGAGTCGCTTGTGACCTCTGCTCTCACAGGCTCAATAGTCTGTCCAGGCACCCACCCACCCTGTGGATTTTGGGGAGCTCGGGGGTCTCTATCCCACCCTGCACCCCCTGGTTGGGATCTAGGGTGTGGTAGGGAGGAGCGACGCTCCTCCAGGAGTCACACCAGGGGGAGAGGGTCCAGCTACGGCCTGCTGTGGTCTTCTGCCCCCCTCgagtcacctctcctgtgcgtcTGTCGTGCTCCAGGTAAAGCCTACAGCCTGGGCAGGGCCGAGTACGGCCGgctgggcctcggggcaggggcggAGGAGAAGAGCACGCCCACGGTCATCCCGGAGCTCCCCAGCATCTCTTCCGTTGCGTGTGGTGCATCGGTCGGCTACGCCGTCAGCAGTGACGGTGAGTGCCGCAGGCCTCCGTGGGCTTGGGAATGCCACCCTGTGTACCTTCCCCACCCCTCATCCCTCCATCCTGGCCCCCCTGGATCCATCTGGCCCCACACAGCTTCATCACACGCTGCTGGCTGGGTTGGGACGGGAGCCAGGTCCTGGCACTGATTGAGCACCTGGCCTGGggggcagctgggcagcagctgctcaaaTATTTTTGTGGGCCCTTGGCAGAAGGGTTGGTAACAGGGTGTTGACCGGGAGGGGGTCGTTGGCCTGCCGGTCCCTTCTCTGCACCCTGAACTCCGCTGCTGTGAGACCCCTGTGCCCTTGTGCTGGGCATGCTTGTGTGCAGCATCCCAcggctgtggggaggagggttTGCAGTGGGCTGGTGGATCTGGTTTTCTCCCTGGGGACAAAACGCTGCCTTGGTTGCGTGACGAAACCCCTCTCTGAGTTGCAAGcgctgctcctcttccttctgcctgCGTCTCTGTCACCCATTGCTCATCCCCCTGCTGGGGTGCGAAGTCCCCTTGGGTTTGGCTGATgggtcacagaatcccagactggcaggggttggaagggccctctggagatcatcccgtccaaccccctgccagagcagggtcacccacagcaggtggcacaggaacgcgtccaggcgggtttgggatgtctccagagacggagactccccccacctctctgggcagcctgtgccagggctctgccaccctcacagcaaagaagttcctcctcatgttgaggtggaacttcccatgttccagtttgtgcccgttaccccttgtcctgtccccgggcaccactgagaagagcctggcaccctcctgacacccaccctttcagtatttatcagcattgaaaagatcccccttcagtcgtctttttttccagagacccaaatccctcagcctttctccataagagaggtgttcagtCCCCACCCCATTGTGCAACCACTTCGAAGTCAAAACTTGCCTCACCTCCATTTCAGGACGAGCGTTTGCCTGGGGCATGGGCACCAACTACCAGCTGGGCACGGGAGAGGAGGACGACGTCTGGAGCCCCGTGGAGATGACGGGCAAACAGCTGGAAAACCGCACGGTCCTGGCCGTGTCCAGCGGCGGCCAACACACGGTGCTGCTGGTCAAGGACAAGGAGCAGAGTTGATGAAGCGACGCCGCGCAGCCGAGCCCAGCGGGATCGCGGGACCCGTGCACACACCCCCACCTTCCACCCGGGTCGGGCGACCGGTTTCCAGCTCTGGTCTCCCGCCGATGGtggtggggagggcgggggggggctcccGGAGCCGGACCCCGGGAGCGTCTGCGTGGCTGGAGCAGGGCTCTTCAGGGATGCTCATGATTTCTCCCTGCGAGCGCGTGTCTGTCTTCCCGTGGTGCCTGGTGCTCTGTCAGCTCCCCCGGATCGGCTTGGTCCTAACCTGATCTCAGTGCTGTGGCCGGATGGGTTTTCCACTTCTTGTtcggtttgggtgttttttttaatgtttctcgGCGAAGCTGAGGGCCTCATTCTTCACTACACAAAAGGGTTTGGGCATCGGGCTTTCTGCCATCCCCGTGTTCCCCCCGTCTTTGGGTGCTGCCCCCATCTCCTTACCCTGAACATCTTTACCTCCGACTTGGATTTGGCTGCTGCCGCCCAGCAAACCCCACTGGGGCTTGTTCCGGGTGAGATCTCAGTCCAGCAGAAactctcggggggggggggttctctCCTGCACCCGACGCTCATGGCTGCAGTGGGGAGATGCTCCCGGGCGGCCGAGAGCCCGCAAGGAGGGGGAACGCTGCTGGACGATGCCCGTCCTGCGCTACGtacagagctggggctgctggaagaggggggctcctgcctcccccctcccatcACCGCTTATTTATCTGAGCCAGAATCCCCCaggcagcggggccgggagcagGTTCCCCCGCGTCCTTCCGCCTGGAGCAGCCGCCTCCGGCGCTGCTTTTTGCAGTCCCGGCCACTCTTGTTCTTTCCCATTGCCTTCGGAAACCCAACAAAATCCATCCCACGGGTGAGAACTTTTGTTATTTTCacgatttttttatttttttttttctcttcgctGAGGAAAGAGCTTCATTTGCTGTTAGGCGCCTCGCTGAGAAGACAACCAAAACCCAGCTATGCATGGAATTGCTCCAAACAACGGGACTCCCTCCCCATCGCCTCCGCTCTCGGTCCAGCTGCTCTCGTTCCCTGCGCCCGGCCTTGCCCCCATCTTCTCTTTCCGTGCTGCCTTCCAGGTACCTGGACTGAGAAAGGGGGTGTGCGACGATTAGATTTTACCTGTTAAGTTATAGCAATAGGGGGAAGCGGGAGGTgtgtgcggggtggggggtggggcggggctggggctcagaataggttgaattttttttttttttttttttaaagagaaaatgtaaagtattttGGTTGATTAattgaggaagagaggaagaaaactgttATCTTTTAACATTTGGAATAAATGAGTTTTGATAAACCCGGGGTTTTCCTGTGGCGTGGAGGGGCGGGCAGCCCTCCTGGAagccggggggggacggggatcATGTCTGAGGCCAGGAAAGGGCTGCTCggtgtcccctcctgccacctctcTCCATGAGCCCTGCCACGTTCCTCTTCCCAAGCTGCCAGGGGAGCCGCGCTGCCGCCTGAGCTTTGGCATCTGCGCCGAGGGaccccagggctgagcagaggctcGGCACCCTTCGGCCGGTGCTTGGGGGGAGATGGGGACGGACCGGGGACGCCTTGGCCTCCTGCCACCCGTGGCCAAGGGGCTGCCGTGGCCACCGCGGCGTGGGGCCAAGTCCTCTGTTGCCACGGGGCGTGGGGACGGGCCGAGATGGGTGCCTGCTTTGCAGGGGCCACCCTTGGATGCTGGCGCGGTCCCAGCGTGGCCACAGCCCCGTCTAAGTGCCATCCGTGGGCGGACATGTGCAGTTGTGGGACATGGCCGCGGGATGGCAGCAGGAGAAGGCGCTGGGGACACCTGGGCCACTGGACTGGGGGACGTGGGGCAGGGAGACGGGGGACGGTCCCCGTGGgaccctccctgtccccacgggACCCCCTATTCCTGGCACATTTGGGCCTCCAGAGACACGGCTGAGGCCACCAGCACGGCTGGAAGGTGACTTGGCACATCCCTGCCACCGGGCTGGGCACTCATGGTGACTCCATTGGAGCCGAGCCGGATGCGCGTGTGTGTCCTGGCACTGACGGAGCAAAATTCTGTACCCTGGTGTGACCGGACCCATCCCCCACCACTGTCTGTTTACTCTTAATTAGTTTAGGAGGGAGCAGGTTCCTTAATGAGCTTTTAGCTGGGGATAggctttgggcaggaggttgcTGGGGACCGGGGGCAGCTCGGGCTCCCGCAGCCTCTCATCTCCATTGCTCCCGCGTCTTTTGGGCTGGGAAAGGATGATTTTTGACGTGCAATGAGATACGGCCTCAGCGCAGAGCCGGTGGGGGTCcagcaggaggctgggggtgctgcgggCACCCGCCACTAAAGGCCGGGTTTGCGTTTGGTGCGCTGTTGGCCTTGCaaagggcttttttattttccgTGTAAGCCTGAAGGTGGGATGTGGACCCATGGCGGCGTATTTTATTGCCAAAGATGGAGCCTGTAATTTGCCACCACCGCGGGCTGAGCCATGGGTGAGTGTTCGCTGATGTCGTGGCTAATGGGGCCCCCTGGGGACCGTCACCCTCCGTTTGATGCTCCTCCGTCCGCGGGTGCTGGATGGGCAAAATTGCTCGTCGTCTCGGGCCTGATTCCCAGCGACAAGCTCGGTGTTAAATGTCTTATTTCCCAAAACAGCACTGATATTTTT
Encoded here:
- the RCC1 gene encoding regulator of chromosome condensation, producing the protein MMPGKRTAKKSPVPEDDSPGQKKIKVCHSSHRTQPGLVLTLGQGDVGQLGLGEDVMERKKPALVTLPEMVVQVEAGGMHTVCLSQTGKIYTFGCNDEGALGRDTSAEGSETTPGLVELQEKVVQVSAGDSHTAALTEDGRVFVWGSFRDNNGVIGLLEPMKTSSIPLQLQLSAPVIKIVSGNDHLVMLTVDGDLFTCGCGEQGQLGRVPALFANRGGRKGLQRLLVPQRVPVRGKGNRGKMRFQDAFCGAYFTFAVTQEGHIYGFGLSNYHQLGTQGTEPCFSPQNLTCFKNSTKSWVGFSGGQHHTVCVDSEGKAYSLGRAEYGRLGLGAGAEEKSTPTVIPELPSISSVACGASVGYAVSSDGRAFAWGMGTNYQLGTGEEDDVWSPVEMTGKQLENRTVLAVSSGGQHTVLLVKDKEQS
- the LOC128919024 gene encoding uncharacterized protein LOC128919024, with the translated sequence MFLGEAEGLILHYTKGFGHRAFCHPRVPPVFGCCPHLLTLNIFTSDLDLAAAAQQTPLGLVPGEISVQQKLSGGGGSLLHPTLMAAVGRCSRAAESPQGGGTLLDDARPALRTELGLLEEGGSCLPPPITAYLSEPESPRQRGREQVPPRPSAWSSRLRRCFLQSRPLLFFPIAFGNPTKSIPRVRTFVIFTIFLFFFFSSLRKELHLLLGASLRRQPKPSYAWNCSKQRDSLPIASALGPAALVPCARPCPHLLFPCCLPAARGAALPPELWHLRRGTPGLSRGSAPFGRCLGGDGDGPGTPWPPATRGQGAAVATAAWGQVLCCHGAWGRAEMGACFAGATLGCWRGPSVATAPSKCHPIRPQFPSPNQGLVELVFRVGACCGEKLDQPSGACRDAAGTGRRVMLWVRGVGKVLVWRLPSASSFP